In the Telopea speciosissima isolate NSW1024214 ecotype Mountain lineage chromosome 2, Tspe_v1, whole genome shotgun sequence genome, one interval contains:
- the LOC122650292 gene encoding protein PARTING DANCERS — translation MSNFGSKFRQSPAKAPSIVSNAGCGGVCMMSNLWRDEQHPSFIHFISSFLNANSFRLNIVPIAPDFIFNCGGLSVAFVFVTNWDCNNVSPIFSRIQKLKGQFGHLYAVVTLPTKEQNDSFVRSYFEYGMEFGRPTFVPVRDLEMGFEKIVQIAHACGVCKQQDAISKMKVEREKSVQGMDAFIRVVMSIPGIENHDAHALHQTIGSIQALSRASKDYILENTDLSADKAEIISSFFRDKNYYLSPKIN, via the exons ATGTCGAATTTTGGATCCAAATTTAGACAATCACCTGCTAAAGCTCCTTCAATCGTTTCAAATGCAG gttgtGGTGGGGTTTGTATGATGAGCAACCTATGGAGGGATGAACAACATCCATCCTTCATTCACTTCATTTCCTCCTTCCTCAATGCAAATTCATTTAGGCTCAATATTGTCCCTATAGCACCT GATTTCATTTTCAACTGTGGTGGACTTTCTGTAGCATTTGTTTTTGTGACAAATTGGGATTGCAACAATGTCTCTCCCATATTTAGCAG AATACAGAAGCTTAAGGGGCAGTTCGGGCATCTTTATGCTGTTGTCACACTCCCAACAAAGGAGCAAAATGATTCATTTGTTCGCTCGTACTTTGA GTATGGTATGGAGTTTGGAAGGCCGACATTTGTGCCTGTTCGAGACTTAGAAATGGGATTTGAGAAAATTGTGCAGATCGCTCATGCCTGTGGGG TTTGTAAGCAACAAGATGCCATCTCAAAGATGAAGGTTGAG AGGGAGAAGTCAGTGCAGGGAATGGATGCCTTCATCAGAGTTGTAATGTCCATACCTGGCATTGAGAACCATGATGCGCATGCG CTTCATCAAACTATTGGTTCCATTCAAGCATTATCAAGAGCATCAAAGGATTATATTTTGGAGAACACAGATCTTTCAGCAGACAAGGCAgagataatttcaagtttttttaGAGATAAAAACTATTATCTCAGCCCCAAAATTAATTAG
- the LOC122650293 gene encoding molybdate transporter 2-like, whose protein sequence is MHGIKISWNDWKTGFIQAAIPQIPLSILNSVIAVCKLSADLFPEKEASATAVSVSVGVMNFVGCWFGAMPVCHGAGGLAAQYRFGGRSGASVLFLGIGKLVLGLVFGNTFVKVLDEFPIGLLGVLLLYSGIELAMASKDMNSKGESFVMLTCAAVSLTGSSAALGFGCGIVLFLLLKLRELDYSSMIFKFKVSGGY, encoded by the coding sequence ATGCACGGGATTAAGATCTCCTGGAATGACTGGAAGACCGGATTCATTCAAGCTGCCATACCTCAGATTCCACTCTCTATTCTTAACTCTGTGATAGCGGTCTGCAAATTATCGGCCGACCTGTTTCCGGAGAAGGAGGCGTCGGCCACCGCAGTCTCCGTCAGTGTGGGAGTTATGAACTTCGTGGGTTGTTGGTTCGGTGCAATGCCCGTCTGCCATGGCGCAGGGGGGTTGGCGGCGCAGTACCGTTTCGGGGGAAGAAGCGGTGCATCGGTGCTGTTTCTAGGAATAGGGaagctggttttggggcttgttttTGGGAACACGTTCGTGAAGGTATTGGATGAATTCCCAATTGGGTTATTGGGAGTGCTCTTACTCTACTCTGGGATTGAATTGGCAATGGCTTCCAAGGACATGAACTCCAAGGGGGAATCTTTTGTGATGCTGACTTGTGCTGCTGTTTCTTTGACTGGTTCAAGCGCAGCTTTAGGCTTCGGTTGCGGGATTGTGCTGTTTTTGCTGCTGAAGCTGAGGGAATTGGATTACTCTTCAATGATCTTCAAATTCAAAGTTTCTGGTGGATATTGA
- the LOC122650291 gene encoding molybdate transporter 2-like, translated as MESPTQTSPLLPGRWRRYLPNLSCATSFGLKTSVWSELGGSVGDLGTYIPIVLALTLVNHLDLGTTLIFTALYNIITGFLFGIPMPVQPMKAIAAVAISESQTHLTVPQIMAAGISTASVLFLLGATGLMSFFYRFIPLPVVRGVQLSQGLSFAFSAIKYIRHEQNFATGKSGSARPWLGLDGLILALSALLFVVLTTGSGDSVNEPELPLDSGEPDRPRRRRPLRRLRILTAIPSALLVFLLGLILCFVRDPSIVKDLKFGPSKIQVVKISWHDWKTGFVRAAIPQIPLSVLNSVIAVCKLSADLFPEKEVSATAISISVGAMNLVGCWFGAVPVCHGAGGLAGQCRFGGRSGASVLFLGIGKLVLGLVFGNTFVKILGEFPIGILGVLLLFSGIELAMASKDMKTKEESFVMLICAAVSLTGSSAALGFGCGIVLFLLLRLREFDCSSWLYQSKGSSDTDTGLDS; from the coding sequence ATGGAGTCACCAACCCAAACTTCTCCACTCCTCCCGGGACGGTGGCGCCGCTACCTCCCCAACCTCTCCTGCGCCACCAGCTTTGGCCTGAAGACCTCAGTCTGGTCCGAACTAGGGGGATCCGTGGGTGACCTGGGCACCTACATCCCCATCGTTCTGGCCCTCACCTTGGTCAATCACCTGGACCTTGGAACCACCCTCATCTTCACCGCCCTCTACAACATTATCACAGGCTTCCTCTTCGGCATCCCCATGCCCGTTCAACCCATGAAAGCTATCGCCGCTGTCGCCATTTCCGAGTCCCAAACCCATCTCACCGTCCCCCAAATCATGGCCGCTGGCATCTCAACCGCCTCGGTCCTCTTCCTCCTTGGCGCCACAGGCCTCATGTCCTTCTTCTACCGTTTCATCCCCTTGCCCGTTGTTCGTGGCGTCCAGCTCTCACAAGGCCTTTCCTTTGCCTTCTCAGCCATCAAATACATCCGTCACGAGCAGAATTTCGCCACCGGAAAATCGGGCTCTGCTCGCCCCTGGTTGGGTCTCGATGGTCTCATCCTTGCCCTCTCGGCACTCCTATTCGTTGTCCTCACAACGGGTTCTGGCGACTCGGTCAATGAACCTGAACTTCCTCTCGATTCGGGAGAACCCGATCGCCCTCGCCGTCGCCGTCCGCTTCGAAGGCTACGTATCCTAACGGCGATTCCATCAGCGCTTCTTGTATTTCTCCTGGGCCTGATTCTTTGTTTCGTTCGTGATCCTTCCATTGTTAAGGATCTCAAGTTCGGGCCTTCGAAGATCCAAGTGGTTAAGATATCCTGGCATGACTGGAAGACCGGATTCGTTCGAGCAGCCATCCCTCAGATTCCACTTTCTGTTCTAAATTCTGTGATAGCGGTCTGCAAATTATCGGCTGACCTGTTTCCGGAGAAGGAGGTATCGGCCACGGCCATCTCCATCAGTGTGGGAGCCATGAACTTAGTGGGTTGTTGGTTCGGTGCAGTGCCCGTCTGCCATGGCGCAGGGGGGCTGGCAGGGCAGTGCCGTTTTGGGGGACGAAGCGGTGCGTCTGTGCTGTTTCTGGGGATAGGGAAGCTAGTTCTGGGGCTTGTTTTTGGGAACACTTTCGTGAAGATACTGGGTGAGTTCCCAATTGGGATATTAGGAGTGCTCTTGCTCTTCTCTGGGATTGAATTGGCAATGGCTTCCAAGGACATGAAAACCAAGGAGGAGTCCTTTGTGATGTTGATTTGTGCTGCTGTGTCCTTGACTGGTTCAAGCGCAGCTTTGGGATTCGGCTGCGGGATTGTGCTGTTTTTGCTGCTGAGATTGAGGGAATTTGATTGCTCTTCATGGCTCTACCAATCAAAAGGTTCTAGTGATACTGATACTGGTCTTGATTCTTAG
- the LOC122649578 gene encoding trichohyalin-like, whose protein sequence is MAARSSLKEEDLVVDDGLGYPRLYAKLCRDPLLTPYNHGPPFTFIPYSFQPQEDSRARELDQMFPVIDPEAKPSIKPRIYASLLWKQLNHLGNAGFDPEKFRVDPYGNVLYYHSDSGSPLSWEIDHWFPLSRGGRTVPCNLRILQWQVCKKKRDKLEFLVPWWDLQLGISVNQFLNIFASSNSDFRYRAFQFLFSEGESEELNDSQTAQSHTFPKHFVESKRKIGLAPAAIILSRGEYSDGSSTLRSLDLNRRISPNSSATASRKFLADDNQSRCASIQRFRPSMSKENENPDMATNPYLAIVMARDSLKQKEEAEKMQAEIRKLDVELDEMKQKNEVERVALQDLELVLIKRRRRAEKCRRLAEGQSSYRAVLEKMIRDAMHQSVVYKEQMRLNQAATSALTARLEAQNAICDSSERELHMTFKQKNKVEKQIRPQWELARKRSRMDDTLLDQRDDKTLLYLPGIMPRKHSHKELRVFLKEEQQKTSEASLSLDEKRNQEVEEEKNEPIKGIGREKTDDIPIEEKLGKLEIEEDRKEDMRFSVLHSPEREEDEERRKERGKGNVEKWLKMLLDKTQEGPIMNSPPRNMDAHRTSKTEESQTEDEHSTSKTEEMVRKLNLTNPQKEVKILQFPASENKKGLKPVQEDIAVQNIHQRDDGKRKEQIGEEKIGENMCEKTDAREVSNVGKGIGSSLSFEGKERREKSGKERGLVRSESARIFRQIPSSPSVILGIRKGVDCMRKKPMVIGSDEDGDENPVVKNNFIKSSIKTIKKAVKI, encoded by the exons ATGGCGGCCAGATCGTCGttgaaagaagaagacttgGTAGTCGATGATGGTCTCGGCTATCCCAGATTATATGCGAAGCTCTGCCGAGACCCCCTTCTCACTCCATACAATCATGGCCCTCCCTTCACTTTCATTCCGTATAGTTTTCAGCCTCAAGAG GATTCGAGAGCGAGGGAGTTAGACCAGATGTTCCCGGTAATTGACCCTGAAGCCAAACCTTCCATAAAGCCTAGAATTTATGCTAGCCTCCTCTGGAAGCAACTGAACCACCTCGG GAATGCTGGCTTCGATCCTGAAAAATTTCGAGTAGACCCGTATGGTAACGTTCTGTATTATCATTCAGATTCAGGTTCTCCCCTTTCTTGGGAAATCGATCATTGGTTTCCTCTCTCAA GAGGAGGACGGACTGTTCCCTGCAATCTGAGGATACTACAATGGCAAGTATGTAAGAAGAAGCGTGATAAGTTGGAATTTCTCGTTCCCTGGTGGGATCTTCAGTTGGGGATCTCTGTAAACCAGTTTCTTAACATTTTTGCTTCTTCCAATTCTGATTTCAG GTATAGAGCATTCCAATTTTTATTCTCTGAGGGTGAGAGTGAAGAATTAAATGATTCACAGACGGCCCAGTCACATACTTTTCCAAAACATTTTGTTGAGTCAAAACGGAAAATTGGCCTTGCTCCAGCTGCCATCATTTTATCTAGAGGAGAATATTCTGATGGGTCATCAACGTTAAGATCCCTTGATCTCAATAGACGAATCAGCCCAAACTCCTCTGCAACTG CTTCGAGGAAATTCTTGGCTGACGACAATCAATCACGCTGCGCCTCAATTCAGAGATTTAGGCCTAGTATGTCAAAGGAAAATGAGAATCCTGACATGGCTACTAATCCATATCTAGCCATTGTCATGGCCAGAGACTCCCTGAAGCAGAAGGAAGAGGCAGAAAAGATGCAAGCAGAGATAAGGAAATTGGATGTGGAACTGGATGAAATGAAGCAGAAGAATGAAGTGGAGAGGGTTGCTCTTCAAGACTTGGAGTTGGTGCTAATAAAACGTAGGAGAAGGGCTGAGAAGTGTAGGCGGCTTGCAGAAGGACAATCCTCGTACAGAGCTGTGCTAGAGAAGATGATTCGAGATGCTATGCACCA GAGTGTTGTTTATAAGGAACAAATGAGATTGAACCAGGCTGCAACTAGTGCTCTGACAGCAAGACTTGAAGCACAGAATGCGATATGTGATTCCTCTGAGAGGGAACTACACATGACATTCAAGCAAAAAAACAAGGTTGAGAAACAGATCAGGCCTCAATGGGAGCTAGCGAGGAAGAGATCGAGGATGGATGATACCCTCTTAGATCAACGAGACGATAAAACTCTTCTGTACTTACCGGGAATCATGCCAAGGAAACATTCCCATAAGGAATTGAGAGTGTTTCTGAAGGAAGAACAACAGAAGACATCTGAAGCAAGTTTATCACTTGATgagaagagaaatcaagaagTTGAGGAGGAAAAAAATGAACCCATCAAAGGCATTGGCAGAGAGAAGACTGATGACATACCAATTGAGGAAAAGCTTGGAAAATtagagattgaagaagacaGGAAGGAGGACATGCGGTTTTCTGTTCTTCATAGCCCTGAAAGAGAGGAGGATGAAGAACGCAGAAAGGAACGTGGGAAAGGGAATGTAGAGAAGTGGCTTAAAATGCTGTTAGACAAAACCCAGGAAGGACCAATCATGAACTCACCTCCTCGAAATATGGATGCACATAGGACAAGCAAGACCGAGGAATCTCAAACCGAAGATGAACATAGTACAAGCAAGACTGAGGAAATGGTAAGAAAGTTGAACCTCACGAACCCGCAGAAAGAGGTAAAGATTTTGCAGTTTCCAGCATCAGAAAACAAGAAAGGTCTCAAACCAGTCCAGGAAGATATTGCGGTGCAAAATATCCATCAGAGAGACgatggaaagagaaaagaacagaTTGGTGAGGAGAAAATTGGTGAAAACATGTGTGAGAAAACTGATGCAAGAGAAGTGAGTAATGTAGGCAAAGGCATCGGAAGTAGCTTGAGTTTTGAAGgtaaggaaagaagagagaagagcgGTAAGGAGAGGGGGCTTGTGAGGAGTGAGAGTGCAAGAATATTTAGGCAaattccttcttctccctctgtGATATTGGGAATTAGAAAAGGAGTTGATTGCATGAGGAAGAAGCCCATGGTGATTGGGTCTGATGAAGATGGAGATGAGAATCCTGTGGTGAAAAACAACTTCATCAAgtcatccatcaaaacaatcaAGAAAGCAGTGAAGATATGA
- the LOC122651090 gene encoding pentatricopeptide repeat-containing protein At3g22690-like, with the protein MIRTGLIQDIFLVSRIIAFLTNPSAYLNMHYARHIFDQIHHPNEFIWNSMFRGYTQGRAPRDALLLYKQMLLHGFSPDNYTYPIVTKACSHLCALQTGKLLHGQIVKLGFQSDVCIMSGVISFYVSCRRISVAREIFDEMPERDVVAWTTMISGYSQLGCSEESFLLLDEMERTGVKPNNITIMSLLSACGNLQALDRGRCLHSYILENNMEHETVIANALINMYAKCGIMSCALEVFETTPMRNAVTWNTLISGFIQNGLPTEAMRLFREMECSVVRPNEITVVSALSACAQMADFEQGKILHLYIKEKRFNHDVFVGNALINMYSKCGDLDGAMCVFHQMPDTDVISWTTLITGYVHGSKFKEALAIFQEVQLCGVKANEVTLVSLLSACSQIGALGQGKLIHAYIEEHNVKQDLCLGNALIDMYAKCGCIESALWVFHGMSCKDTFSWNAMIGGLAMHGHGKVAIDLFTQMQRIGETIPDDVTFITVLSACSHTGMVLEGYHYFKSMSSLYGITPSIEHYGCMVDLLSRASLLEEARKFIVNMPIEPNSVIWGSLLSACRFHGKVELGEKVAEQILKLTPDDKGVYVLLSNMYANLGRWNDAKRVRTKMENTGIEKSPGCSSIEVNGVVHEFYVGEIAYDKSSLTYLVLNGLMLQSKELFYQ; encoded by the coding sequence ATGATCCGGACTGGTTTGATACAAGATATCTTCTTGGTTAGCCGGATTATTGCTTTTCTTACCAATCCATCTGCGTATCTCAATATGCACTATGCTCGTCACATATTTGATCAAATACACCACCCGAACGAGTTCATATGGAATTCCATGTTCAGGGGCTACACCCAAGGTCGAGCTCCAAGAGATGCACTATTACTTTACAAGCAGATGCTTCTCCATGGGTTTTCTCCTGACAATTACACATACCCAATTGTAACCAAAGCTTGCTCTCATCTTTGTGCGCTTCAAACTGGTAAACTTCTTCATGGGCAGATTGTTAAACTTGGGTTTCAATCGGATGTATGTATAATGTCTGGCGTTATCAGTTTTTATGTGAGTTGTCGGAGAATCAGTGTTGCAAGAGAAATATTCGATGAAATGCCTGAAAGAGATGTGGTTGCATGGACAACAATGATATCGGGTTATTCTCAGTTGGGCTGTTCTGAGGAATCCTTCCTTCTGCTAGATGAGATGGAAAGGACAGGTGTCAAGCCAAACAACATCACCATCATGAGCCTACTTTCGGCATGTGGGAATCTCCAAGCTCTTGACAGAGGCCGGTGTCTCCATTCTTATATTCTGGAGAATAACATGGAACATGAAACGGTAATTGCTAATGCACTCATCAACATGTATGCCAAGTGTGGAATCATGTCATGTGCGCTGGAAGTTTTTGAAACGACCCCCATGAGAAATGCAGTTACATGGAATACTTTGATCAGTGGCTTCATTCAGAATGGCCTCCCTACAGAAGCAATGAGGCTGTTTCGAGAAATGGAGTGCTCAGTTGTAAGACCCAATGAGATCACAGTTGTAAGTGCTTTGTCAGCTTGTGCACAAATGGCTGATTTTGAACAAGGAAAAATACTTCATTTGTACATAAAGGAAAAGAGGTTTAACCATGATGTCTTTGTAGGAAATGCTCTTATTAACATGTATTCAAAGTGTGGGGATTTGGATGGAGCTATGTGTGTATTCCATCAAATGCCAGACACAGATGTTATTTCATGGACAACGTTGATAACTGGCTACGTGCATGGAAGCAAGTTCAAAGAGGCCTTGGCAATCTTTCAGGAGGTGCAGCTCTGTGGAGTCAAAGCAAATGAAGTTACTTTGGTTAGCTTGTTATCAGCTTGTTCACAGATTGGAGCATTGGGTCAAGGCAAACTCATTCATGCTTACATTGAAGAGCACAATGTGAAGCAAGATCTGTGTCTAGGAAATGCATTGATTGATATGTATGCCAAGTGTGGATGCATTGAAAGTGCATTATGGGTATTTCATGGTATGTCTTGTAAAGATACTTTTTCGTGGAATGCAATGATTGGAGGGCTTGCCATGCATGGGCATGGAAAAGTAGCCATTGATCTCTTTACCCAAATGCAAAGGATAGGGGAAACCATACCTGACGATGTCACCTTTATAACTGTTCTCAGTGCATGTTCTCATACAGGTATGGTTCTCGAAGGATATCACTACTTCAAATCCATGTCTAGCTTATATGGCATCACGCCAAGCATCGAGCACTATGGATGTATGGTGGATCTCCTCAGTAGAGCGAGCCTCTTAGAAGAAGCAAGGAAATTTATTGTAAACATGCCGATAGAACCTAATTCAGTCATTTGGGGATCTCTGCTTTCTGCTTGTCGTTTCCATGGTAAGGTTGAACTTGGGGAGAAAGTTGCTGAACAAATCCTCAAGTTGACTCCTGATGACAAGGGTGTATATGTGCTTCTTTCAAACATGTATGCTAACCTGGGTAGGTGGAATGATGCGAAAAGAGTGAGAACTAAGATGGAAAATACAGGAATTGAGAAGTCCCCTGGATGCAGTTCAATTGAAGTGAATGGTGTTGTTCACGAATTTTATGTGGGGGAAATAGCGTATGATAAATCTAGTCTTACATATTTAGTTCTCAATGGATTGATGCTTCAATCAAAAGAGTTGTTCTATCAATGA